From Mycteria americana isolate JAX WOST 10 ecotype Jacksonville Zoo and Gardens chromosome 4, USCA_MyAme_1.0, whole genome shotgun sequence, one genomic window encodes:
- the SEPTIN11 gene encoding septin-11 isoform X4 encodes MAVAVGRPASDDLRNLSLSGHVGFDSLPDQLVNKSTSQGFCFNILCVGETGIGKSTLMDTLFNTKFESEPATHNEPGVRLKARSYELQESNVRLKLTIVDTVGFGDQINKDDSYKPIVEYIDAQFEAYLQEELKIKRSLFNYHDTRIHACLYFIAPTGHSLKSLDLVTMKKLDSKVNIIPIIAKADTIAKNELHKFKSKIMSELVSNGVQIYQFPTDEETVAEINATMSVHLPFAVVGSTEEVKIGNKMAKARQYPWGVVQVENENHCDFVKLREMLIRVNMEDLREQTHTRHYELYRRCKLEEMGFKDTDPDSKPFSLQETYEAKRNEFLGELQKKEDEMRQMFVMRVKEKEAELKEAEKDLHEKFDHLKRTHQEEKKKVEDKKKELEEELNNFQKKKAAAQLLQSQAQQAGSQQTKKDKDKKKNPVMRNMHVF; translated from the exons AGCGATGACCTTAGGAACCTGTCCCTCTCTGGCCATGTGGGCTTCGACAGCCTCCCTGATCAGCTGGTCAACAAGTCAACGTCGCAGGGCTTCTGCTTCAACATCCTCTGCGTGG GTGAAACTGGCATCGGCAAGTCAACGTTGATGGACACGCTGTTCAATACGAAGTTTGAAAGTGAACCTGCGACGCACAACGAGCCTGGCGTGAGATTGAAAGCCAGGAGTTACGAGCTCCAGGAGAGTAATGTCCGTCTGAAGCTGACCATTGTCGACACAGTTGGATTTGGCGATCAAATTAACAAAGATGACAG CTACAAGCCTATAGTAGAATATATCGATGCGCAGTTTGAAGCCTACTTGCAAGAAGAGCTGAAGATCAAACGATCCCTGTTCAATTACCACGACACCAGAATTCATGCCTGCCTATATTTCATTGCACCAACCGGACACTCACTGAAGTCCCTAGACTTGGTCACCATGAAGAAGCTCGACAGTAAG GTGAACATCATCCCCATCATTGCCAAGGCTGACACCATTGCAAAAAACGAGTTGCACAAGTTCAAGAGTAAAATCATGAGCGAGCTGGTCAGCAACGGTGTCCAGATCTACCAGTTCCCGACGGATGAAGAGACGGTGGCTGAGATAAATGCCACGATGAGC GTCCACCTTCCTTTTGCTGTAGTTGGCAGCACTGAAGAAGTGAAGATCGGCAATAAGATGGCAAAAGCCAGGCAGTACCCCTGGGGGGTTGTGCAGG TTGAAAATGAAAACCACTGTGACTTTGTGAAGCTGCGGGAGATGCTGATCCGAGTGAACATGGAGGACTTGAGAGAGCAGACACACACCCGACACTACGAGCTGTACAGGCGCTGCAAACTTGAAGAGATGGGATTCAAGGACACGGATCCGGACAGCAAGCCTTTCAG TCTCCAAGAGACTTACGAAGCAAAGAGGAACGAATTCCTGGGTGAACTCCAGAAGAAGGAGGACGAAATGAGGCAGATGTTTGTCATGCgagtgaaggagaaggaagcGGAGTTGAAGGAAGCAGAGAAAGAT CTTCATGAAAAGTTTGACCATCTAAAGAGGACTCaccaagaagagaagaaaaaagtggaagacaaaaagaaggaactTGAGGAAGAGCTGAACAACTTTCAAAAgaagaaggcagcagctcagctatTACAGTCACAGGCTCAGCAGGCAGGTTCTCAACAAACCaagaaagacaaggacaagaaaAA AAATCCAGTCATGAGGAACATGCACGTGTTTTAG
- the SEPTIN11 gene encoding septin-11 isoform X5, with product MAVAVGRPASDDLRNLSLSGHVGFDSLPDQLVNKSTSQGFCFNILCVGETGIGKSTLMDTLFNTKFESEPATHNEPGVRLKARSYELQESNVRLKLTIVDTVGFGDQINKDDSYKPIVEYIDAQFEAYLQEELKIKRSLFNYHDTRIHACLYFIAPTGHSLKSLDLVTMKKLDSKVNIIPIIAKADTIAKNELHKFKSKIMSELVSNGVQIYQFPTDEETVAEINATMSVHLPFAVVGSTEEVKIGNKMAKARQYPWGVVQVENENHCDFVKLREMLIRVNMEDLREQTHTRHYELYRRCKLEEMGFKDTDPDSKPFSLQETYEAKRNEFLGELQKKEDEMRQMFVMRVKEKEAELKEAEKDLHEKFDHLKRTHQEEKKKVEDKKKELEEELNNFQKKKAAAQLLQSQAQQAGSQQTKKDKDKKNASFT from the exons AGCGATGACCTTAGGAACCTGTCCCTCTCTGGCCATGTGGGCTTCGACAGCCTCCCTGATCAGCTGGTCAACAAGTCAACGTCGCAGGGCTTCTGCTTCAACATCCTCTGCGTGG GTGAAACTGGCATCGGCAAGTCAACGTTGATGGACACGCTGTTCAATACGAAGTTTGAAAGTGAACCTGCGACGCACAACGAGCCTGGCGTGAGATTGAAAGCCAGGAGTTACGAGCTCCAGGAGAGTAATGTCCGTCTGAAGCTGACCATTGTCGACACAGTTGGATTTGGCGATCAAATTAACAAAGATGACAG CTACAAGCCTATAGTAGAATATATCGATGCGCAGTTTGAAGCCTACTTGCAAGAAGAGCTGAAGATCAAACGATCCCTGTTCAATTACCACGACACCAGAATTCATGCCTGCCTATATTTCATTGCACCAACCGGACACTCACTGAAGTCCCTAGACTTGGTCACCATGAAGAAGCTCGACAGTAAG GTGAACATCATCCCCATCATTGCCAAGGCTGACACCATTGCAAAAAACGAGTTGCACAAGTTCAAGAGTAAAATCATGAGCGAGCTGGTCAGCAACGGTGTCCAGATCTACCAGTTCCCGACGGATGAAGAGACGGTGGCTGAGATAAATGCCACGATGAGC GTCCACCTTCCTTTTGCTGTAGTTGGCAGCACTGAAGAAGTGAAGATCGGCAATAAGATGGCAAAAGCCAGGCAGTACCCCTGGGGGGTTGTGCAGG TTGAAAATGAAAACCACTGTGACTTTGTGAAGCTGCGGGAGATGCTGATCCGAGTGAACATGGAGGACTTGAGAGAGCAGACACACACCCGACACTACGAGCTGTACAGGCGCTGCAAACTTGAAGAGATGGGATTCAAGGACACGGATCCGGACAGCAAGCCTTTCAG TCTCCAAGAGACTTACGAAGCAAAGAGGAACGAATTCCTGGGTGAACTCCAGAAGAAGGAGGACGAAATGAGGCAGATGTTTGTCATGCgagtgaaggagaaggaagcGGAGTTGAAGGAAGCAGAGAAAGAT CTTCATGAAAAGTTTGACCATCTAAAGAGGACTCaccaagaagagaagaaaaaagtggaagacaaaaagaaggaactTGAGGAAGAGCTGAACAACTTTCAAAAgaagaaggcagcagctcagctatTACAGTCACAGGCTCAGCAGGCAGGTTCTCAACAAACCaagaaagacaaggacaagaaaAA
- the SEPTIN11 gene encoding septin-11 isoform X2: MWLLLISDDLRNLSLSGHVGFDSLPDQLVNKSTSQGFCFNILCVGETGIGKSTLMDTLFNTKFESEPATHNEPGVRLKARSYELQESNVRLKLTIVDTVGFGDQINKDDSYKPIVEYIDAQFEAYLQEELKIKRSLFNYHDTRIHACLYFIAPTGHSLKSLDLVTMKKLDSKVNIIPIIAKADTIAKNELHKFKSKIMSELVSNGVQIYQFPTDEETVAEINATMSVHLPFAVVGSTEEVKIGNKMAKARQYPWGVVQVENENHCDFVKLREMLIRVNMEDLREQTHTRHYELYRRCKLEEMGFKDTDPDSKPFSLQETYEAKRNEFLGELQKKEDEMRQMFVMRVKEKEAELKEAEKDLHEKFDHLKRTHQEEKKKVEDKKKELEEELNNFQKKKAAAQLLQSQAQQAGSQQTKKDKDKKNASPLQTDLEGTTVSFAKAC; encoded by the exons AGCGATGACCTTAGGAACCTGTCCCTCTCTGGCCATGTGGGCTTCGACAGCCTCCCTGATCAGCTGGTCAACAAGTCAACGTCGCAGGGCTTCTGCTTCAACATCCTCTGCGTGG GTGAAACTGGCATCGGCAAGTCAACGTTGATGGACACGCTGTTCAATACGAAGTTTGAAAGTGAACCTGCGACGCACAACGAGCCTGGCGTGAGATTGAAAGCCAGGAGTTACGAGCTCCAGGAGAGTAATGTCCGTCTGAAGCTGACCATTGTCGACACAGTTGGATTTGGCGATCAAATTAACAAAGATGACAG CTACAAGCCTATAGTAGAATATATCGATGCGCAGTTTGAAGCCTACTTGCAAGAAGAGCTGAAGATCAAACGATCCCTGTTCAATTACCACGACACCAGAATTCATGCCTGCCTATATTTCATTGCACCAACCGGACACTCACTGAAGTCCCTAGACTTGGTCACCATGAAGAAGCTCGACAGTAAG GTGAACATCATCCCCATCATTGCCAAGGCTGACACCATTGCAAAAAACGAGTTGCACAAGTTCAAGAGTAAAATCATGAGCGAGCTGGTCAGCAACGGTGTCCAGATCTACCAGTTCCCGACGGATGAAGAGACGGTGGCTGAGATAAATGCCACGATGAGC GTCCACCTTCCTTTTGCTGTAGTTGGCAGCACTGAAGAAGTGAAGATCGGCAATAAGATGGCAAAAGCCAGGCAGTACCCCTGGGGGGTTGTGCAGG TTGAAAATGAAAACCACTGTGACTTTGTGAAGCTGCGGGAGATGCTGATCCGAGTGAACATGGAGGACTTGAGAGAGCAGACACACACCCGACACTACGAGCTGTACAGGCGCTGCAAACTTGAAGAGATGGGATTCAAGGACACGGATCCGGACAGCAAGCCTTTCAG TCTCCAAGAGACTTACGAAGCAAAGAGGAACGAATTCCTGGGTGAACTCCAGAAGAAGGAGGACGAAATGAGGCAGATGTTTGTCATGCgagtgaaggagaaggaagcGGAGTTGAAGGAAGCAGAGAAAGAT CTTCATGAAAAGTTTGACCATCTAAAGAGGACTCaccaagaagagaagaaaaaagtggaagacaaaaagaaggaactTGAGGAAGAGCTGAACAACTTTCAAAAgaagaaggcagcagctcagctatTACAGTCACAGGCTCAGCAGGCAGGTTCTCAACAAACCaagaaagacaaggacaagaaaAA
- the SEPTIN11 gene encoding septin-11 isoform X3, whose translation MSDDLRNLSLSGHVGFDSLPDQLVNKSTSQGFCFNILCVGETGIGKSTLMDTLFNTKFESEPATHNEPGVRLKARSYELQESNVRLKLTIVDTVGFGDQINKDDSYKPIVEYIDAQFEAYLQEELKIKRSLFNYHDTRIHACLYFIAPTGHSLKSLDLVTMKKLDSKVNIIPIIAKADTIAKNELHKFKSKIMSELVSNGVQIYQFPTDEETVAEINATMSVHLPFAVVGSTEEVKIGNKMAKARQYPWGVVQVENENHCDFVKLREMLIRVNMEDLREQTHTRHYELYRRCKLEEMGFKDTDPDSKPFSLQETYEAKRNEFLGELQKKEDEMRQMFVMRVKEKEAELKEAEKDLHEKFDHLKRTHQEEKKKVEDKKKELEEELNNFQKKKAAAQLLQSQAQQAGSQQTKKDKDKKNASPLQTDLEGTTVSFAKAC comes from the exons AGCGATGACCTTAGGAACCTGTCCCTCTCTGGCCATGTGGGCTTCGACAGCCTCCCTGATCAGCTGGTCAACAAGTCAACGTCGCAGGGCTTCTGCTTCAACATCCTCTGCGTGG GTGAAACTGGCATCGGCAAGTCAACGTTGATGGACACGCTGTTCAATACGAAGTTTGAAAGTGAACCTGCGACGCACAACGAGCCTGGCGTGAGATTGAAAGCCAGGAGTTACGAGCTCCAGGAGAGTAATGTCCGTCTGAAGCTGACCATTGTCGACACAGTTGGATTTGGCGATCAAATTAACAAAGATGACAG CTACAAGCCTATAGTAGAATATATCGATGCGCAGTTTGAAGCCTACTTGCAAGAAGAGCTGAAGATCAAACGATCCCTGTTCAATTACCACGACACCAGAATTCATGCCTGCCTATATTTCATTGCACCAACCGGACACTCACTGAAGTCCCTAGACTTGGTCACCATGAAGAAGCTCGACAGTAAG GTGAACATCATCCCCATCATTGCCAAGGCTGACACCATTGCAAAAAACGAGTTGCACAAGTTCAAGAGTAAAATCATGAGCGAGCTGGTCAGCAACGGTGTCCAGATCTACCAGTTCCCGACGGATGAAGAGACGGTGGCTGAGATAAATGCCACGATGAGC GTCCACCTTCCTTTTGCTGTAGTTGGCAGCACTGAAGAAGTGAAGATCGGCAATAAGATGGCAAAAGCCAGGCAGTACCCCTGGGGGGTTGTGCAGG TTGAAAATGAAAACCACTGTGACTTTGTGAAGCTGCGGGAGATGCTGATCCGAGTGAACATGGAGGACTTGAGAGAGCAGACACACACCCGACACTACGAGCTGTACAGGCGCTGCAAACTTGAAGAGATGGGATTCAAGGACACGGATCCGGACAGCAAGCCTTTCAG TCTCCAAGAGACTTACGAAGCAAAGAGGAACGAATTCCTGGGTGAACTCCAGAAGAAGGAGGACGAAATGAGGCAGATGTTTGTCATGCgagtgaaggagaaggaagcGGAGTTGAAGGAAGCAGAGAAAGAT CTTCATGAAAAGTTTGACCATCTAAAGAGGACTCaccaagaagagaagaaaaaagtggaagacaaaaagaaggaactTGAGGAAGAGCTGAACAACTTTCAAAAgaagaaggcagcagctcagctatTACAGTCACAGGCTCAGCAGGCAGGTTCTCAACAAACCaagaaagacaaggacaagaaaAA
- the SEPTIN11 gene encoding septin-11 isoform X1, whose translation MAVAVGRPASDDLRNLSLSGHVGFDSLPDQLVNKSTSQGFCFNILCVGETGIGKSTLMDTLFNTKFESEPATHNEPGVRLKARSYELQESNVRLKLTIVDTVGFGDQINKDDSYKPIVEYIDAQFEAYLQEELKIKRSLFNYHDTRIHACLYFIAPTGHSLKSLDLVTMKKLDSKVNIIPIIAKADTIAKNELHKFKSKIMSELVSNGVQIYQFPTDEETVAEINATMSVHLPFAVVGSTEEVKIGNKMAKARQYPWGVVQVENENHCDFVKLREMLIRVNMEDLREQTHTRHYELYRRCKLEEMGFKDTDPDSKPFSLQETYEAKRNEFLGELQKKEDEMRQMFVMRVKEKEAELKEAEKDLHEKFDHLKRTHQEEKKKVEDKKKELEEELNNFQKKKAAAQLLQSQAQQAGSQQTKKDKDKKNASPLQTDLEGTTVSFAKAC comes from the exons AGCGATGACCTTAGGAACCTGTCCCTCTCTGGCCATGTGGGCTTCGACAGCCTCCCTGATCAGCTGGTCAACAAGTCAACGTCGCAGGGCTTCTGCTTCAACATCCTCTGCGTGG GTGAAACTGGCATCGGCAAGTCAACGTTGATGGACACGCTGTTCAATACGAAGTTTGAAAGTGAACCTGCGACGCACAACGAGCCTGGCGTGAGATTGAAAGCCAGGAGTTACGAGCTCCAGGAGAGTAATGTCCGTCTGAAGCTGACCATTGTCGACACAGTTGGATTTGGCGATCAAATTAACAAAGATGACAG CTACAAGCCTATAGTAGAATATATCGATGCGCAGTTTGAAGCCTACTTGCAAGAAGAGCTGAAGATCAAACGATCCCTGTTCAATTACCACGACACCAGAATTCATGCCTGCCTATATTTCATTGCACCAACCGGACACTCACTGAAGTCCCTAGACTTGGTCACCATGAAGAAGCTCGACAGTAAG GTGAACATCATCCCCATCATTGCCAAGGCTGACACCATTGCAAAAAACGAGTTGCACAAGTTCAAGAGTAAAATCATGAGCGAGCTGGTCAGCAACGGTGTCCAGATCTACCAGTTCCCGACGGATGAAGAGACGGTGGCTGAGATAAATGCCACGATGAGC GTCCACCTTCCTTTTGCTGTAGTTGGCAGCACTGAAGAAGTGAAGATCGGCAATAAGATGGCAAAAGCCAGGCAGTACCCCTGGGGGGTTGTGCAGG TTGAAAATGAAAACCACTGTGACTTTGTGAAGCTGCGGGAGATGCTGATCCGAGTGAACATGGAGGACTTGAGAGAGCAGACACACACCCGACACTACGAGCTGTACAGGCGCTGCAAACTTGAAGAGATGGGATTCAAGGACACGGATCCGGACAGCAAGCCTTTCAG TCTCCAAGAGACTTACGAAGCAAAGAGGAACGAATTCCTGGGTGAACTCCAGAAGAAGGAGGACGAAATGAGGCAGATGTTTGTCATGCgagtgaaggagaaggaagcGGAGTTGAAGGAAGCAGAGAAAGAT CTTCATGAAAAGTTTGACCATCTAAAGAGGACTCaccaagaagagaagaaaaaagtggaagacaaaaagaaggaactTGAGGAAGAGCTGAACAACTTTCAAAAgaagaaggcagcagctcagctatTACAGTCACAGGCTCAGCAGGCAGGTTCTCAACAAACCaagaaagacaaggacaagaaaAA
- the SEPTIN11 gene encoding septin-11 isoform X6: MAVAVGRPASDDLRNLSLSGHVGFDSLPDQLVNKSTSQGFCFNILCVGETGIGKSTLMDTLFNTKFESEPATHNEPGVRLKARSYELQESNVRLKLTIVDTVGFGDQINKDDSYKPIVEYIDAQFEAYLQEELKIKRSLFNYHDTRIHACLYFIAPTGHSLKSLDLVTMKKLDSKVNIIPIIAKADTIAKNELHKFKSKIMSELVSNGVQIYQFPTDEETVAEINATMSVHLPFAVVGSTEEVKIGNKMAKARQYPWGVVQVENENHCDFVKLREMLIRVNMEDLREQTHTRHYELYRRCKLEEMGFKDTDPDSKPFSLQETYEAKRNEFLGELQKKEDEMRQMFVMRVKEKEAELKEAEKDLHEKFDHLKRTHQEEKKKVEDKKKELEEELNNFQKKKAAAQLLQSQAQQAGSQQTKKDKDKKNFFFM; encoded by the exons AGCGATGACCTTAGGAACCTGTCCCTCTCTGGCCATGTGGGCTTCGACAGCCTCCCTGATCAGCTGGTCAACAAGTCAACGTCGCAGGGCTTCTGCTTCAACATCCTCTGCGTGG GTGAAACTGGCATCGGCAAGTCAACGTTGATGGACACGCTGTTCAATACGAAGTTTGAAAGTGAACCTGCGACGCACAACGAGCCTGGCGTGAGATTGAAAGCCAGGAGTTACGAGCTCCAGGAGAGTAATGTCCGTCTGAAGCTGACCATTGTCGACACAGTTGGATTTGGCGATCAAATTAACAAAGATGACAG CTACAAGCCTATAGTAGAATATATCGATGCGCAGTTTGAAGCCTACTTGCAAGAAGAGCTGAAGATCAAACGATCCCTGTTCAATTACCACGACACCAGAATTCATGCCTGCCTATATTTCATTGCACCAACCGGACACTCACTGAAGTCCCTAGACTTGGTCACCATGAAGAAGCTCGACAGTAAG GTGAACATCATCCCCATCATTGCCAAGGCTGACACCATTGCAAAAAACGAGTTGCACAAGTTCAAGAGTAAAATCATGAGCGAGCTGGTCAGCAACGGTGTCCAGATCTACCAGTTCCCGACGGATGAAGAGACGGTGGCTGAGATAAATGCCACGATGAGC GTCCACCTTCCTTTTGCTGTAGTTGGCAGCACTGAAGAAGTGAAGATCGGCAATAAGATGGCAAAAGCCAGGCAGTACCCCTGGGGGGTTGTGCAGG TTGAAAATGAAAACCACTGTGACTTTGTGAAGCTGCGGGAGATGCTGATCCGAGTGAACATGGAGGACTTGAGAGAGCAGACACACACCCGACACTACGAGCTGTACAGGCGCTGCAAACTTGAAGAGATGGGATTCAAGGACACGGATCCGGACAGCAAGCCTTTCAG TCTCCAAGAGACTTACGAAGCAAAGAGGAACGAATTCCTGGGTGAACTCCAGAAGAAGGAGGACGAAATGAGGCAGATGTTTGTCATGCgagtgaaggagaaggaagcGGAGTTGAAGGAAGCAGAGAAAGAT CTTCATGAAAAGTTTGACCATCTAAAGAGGACTCaccaagaagagaagaaaaaagtggaagacaaaaagaaggaactTGAGGAAGAGCTGAACAACTTTCAAAAgaagaaggcagcagctcagctatTACAGTCACAGGCTCAGCAGGCAGGTTCTCAACAAACCaagaaagacaaggacaagaaaAA
- the SEPTIN11 gene encoding septin-11 isoform X7 yields the protein MAVAVGRPASDDLRNLSLSGHVGFDSLPDQLVNKSTSQGFCFNILCVGETGIGKSTLMDTLFNTKFESEPATHNEPGVRLKARSYELQESNVRLKLTIVDTVGFGDQINKDDSYKPIVEYIDAQFEAYLQEELKIKRSLFNYHDTRIHACLYFIAPTGHSLKSLDLVTMKKLDSKVNIIPIIAKADTIAKNELHKFKSKIMSELVSNGVQIYQFPTDEETVAEINATMSVHLPFAVVGSTEEVKIGNKMAKARQYPWGVVQVENENHCDFVKLREMLIRVNMEDLREQTHTRHYELYRRCKLEEMGFKDTDPDSKPFSLQETYEAKRNEFLGELQKKEDEMRQMFVMRVKEKEAELKEAEKDLHEKFDHLKRTHQEEKKKVEDKKKELEEELNNFQKKKAAAQLLQSQAQQAGSQQTKKDKDKKK from the exons AGCGATGACCTTAGGAACCTGTCCCTCTCTGGCCATGTGGGCTTCGACAGCCTCCCTGATCAGCTGGTCAACAAGTCAACGTCGCAGGGCTTCTGCTTCAACATCCTCTGCGTGG GTGAAACTGGCATCGGCAAGTCAACGTTGATGGACACGCTGTTCAATACGAAGTTTGAAAGTGAACCTGCGACGCACAACGAGCCTGGCGTGAGATTGAAAGCCAGGAGTTACGAGCTCCAGGAGAGTAATGTCCGTCTGAAGCTGACCATTGTCGACACAGTTGGATTTGGCGATCAAATTAACAAAGATGACAG CTACAAGCCTATAGTAGAATATATCGATGCGCAGTTTGAAGCCTACTTGCAAGAAGAGCTGAAGATCAAACGATCCCTGTTCAATTACCACGACACCAGAATTCATGCCTGCCTATATTTCATTGCACCAACCGGACACTCACTGAAGTCCCTAGACTTGGTCACCATGAAGAAGCTCGACAGTAAG GTGAACATCATCCCCATCATTGCCAAGGCTGACACCATTGCAAAAAACGAGTTGCACAAGTTCAAGAGTAAAATCATGAGCGAGCTGGTCAGCAACGGTGTCCAGATCTACCAGTTCCCGACGGATGAAGAGACGGTGGCTGAGATAAATGCCACGATGAGC GTCCACCTTCCTTTTGCTGTAGTTGGCAGCACTGAAGAAGTGAAGATCGGCAATAAGATGGCAAAAGCCAGGCAGTACCCCTGGGGGGTTGTGCAGG TTGAAAATGAAAACCACTGTGACTTTGTGAAGCTGCGGGAGATGCTGATCCGAGTGAACATGGAGGACTTGAGAGAGCAGACACACACCCGACACTACGAGCTGTACAGGCGCTGCAAACTTGAAGAGATGGGATTCAAGGACACGGATCCGGACAGCAAGCCTTTCAG TCTCCAAGAGACTTACGAAGCAAAGAGGAACGAATTCCTGGGTGAACTCCAGAAGAAGGAGGACGAAATGAGGCAGATGTTTGTCATGCgagtgaaggagaaggaagcGGAGTTGAAGGAAGCAGAGAAAGAT CTTCATGAAAAGTTTGACCATCTAAAGAGGACTCaccaagaagagaagaaaaaagtggaagacaaaaagaaggaactTGAGGAAGAGCTGAACAACTTTCAAAAgaagaaggcagcagctcagctatTACAGTCACAGGCTCAGCAGGCAGGTTCTCAACAAACCaagaaagacaaggacaagaaaAA